The Diceros bicornis minor isolate mBicDic1 chromosome 24, mDicBic1.mat.cur, whole genome shotgun sequence region ataagccctgagctaacatctgttgccaatcctctttttgctgaggaatattggccctgggctaacatccatgcccatcttcctctactttatacatgggatgcctgccacagcgttgcttgatgagtggtgcacaggtctgcaccTGAGAATCTGAACCCGCggaccctgggctgcccaagcagagcgcgcaaatttaaccactatgccacggggccagcccctctacaaAGCTTGTTAAACACTTTCTCCATGACAGGCACAAAAATATCATTAGGGttccatttttttaaaccactttgcTAAAGCTGTTGAAGATCTAGATCAATCACTGCTTTTCATTTTGAGTAGCTCCTGAATCTTGATGCTAGCTTAAAATGCTATTAACTTTTGTAATGATTCAACAATAAAATCTGTcattttcattcatatatatcatCAAAAGTTCTGAACGTGTCTGCTATTTTATGCGTCATCCAAAGACATTTCAGAAAAAATCTCAGTCTTAGGAAAGGTGTCTTGCTCTTTTTTGCCCCTTGGTGCTAGTTATTACACAACAACAATTTGGTGATGTACTTTGCTGACCTAGGAGGATTTCTTCCATTCTAATATAAGAGTCTTCATCTTTCTCCATCATTAAGGTTCTAATTGCAATGAATTAGACTCTTGCTTTAAAATCTCGACTCTTGTCAAACTTCCCTATGTAAACATCTTTTTCATGTAATGATTATTATTTCTGACATGCATAATTGAGGTACTTGATTACTTGAGGAAAATAAAGATGTTTGGTATTCATGGTAGTAAGCAATTTATAGTAGACAGTCACATTTCAAAATCTTCAAaactggggcctgcccagtggcatagtggttgagttcgtgtgctccacttcggtgacccagggtttgcaagtttggatcctaggcacggacctacacactgcttaccaAACGATGCTGTAGCAGGcatgccacatataaagtagggaaagatagcccagggccaatcttccttagcaaaaagaggaggattggcaacagatgttagctcaggactaatcttcctcaccaaaaaaagaaaaaaaaattcttcacaatTGAGTctgtacaaaaataaaatgggCTCCTTTCTTATACATAAAACCAAGGATAACATTAAGGAGTATAAtgattatttttagaataaaGTAGAAATTTTTAGGAAATCAAGTATTTTCCCTTTCATATATAGTAAGTCAATATTAGATTTCAGTTATCTGACAAATTGCTTCAACAATAATTGGTAAATTTATAATTAACTTGTTAGTAGTGAGTGACTAATTCTGTAAGGTGCTGTGGCAGACAAGATAAAGGACtcttaaatcattttattttatttatttatttattttaattttatttatttatttgtttttttcccccaaagccccagcagatagttgtatgtcatagctgcacagccttctagttgctgtatgtgggatgccgcctcagcatggccggagaagcggtgcgttggtgcgtgcctgggatccgaacgcgggccgccagtagcggagcgcccgcacttaaccgctaagccacggggccggcccaataaaggACTCTTAAAACATATCATTAGTTGAAATAGGATTGGAGGAATATATTTGCACATTTGCTATGTAATtttttgaaatagctttacataGTTCATAATAAATTGCCTTTAGCaaatagttttgacttttatTATGTGCAAATGACATGCAGCTGTAGGAACTCTAGCTCCTTAAGATTTTTGCTCATAATTTAGAGCAGTGGCTATGCGGTAGAATCACCCAGAAGCTCTGAAAAAATACCCAGAAAAATCTCCCAAAGATCTGATTCGGTTTCTCTGAGGGGTCAGTGGCCAAGGTTGAAAACCACTAACTTAGAGGATTTTGACCCTCACACAAATAGGGCACGAGTTAGtaattttagaaaaagagatGGAATTTGTAAGGTAATAGACAAATGGTGTAAATAAATGTTCATAACAAGTTGAGGAGTCCTGCTGCATTCTGGACAGCGGATGCTTAATCcatatcagagaaatgaaaacttactttTAAAGCCTGcaggtaaaaagaaaacaatatcttGTTCTGAAAAGCCCTTTTTACATTCCAAAGCAGTCTCACATTTCTTAACTTTTGTCTTTCAGACATTTCGAATTTTAACAATACTCACTGCCACCCCAGTCACAGAAAAGAAGCTAGAACTACACAGCAGCCTGGCAGTAATATTGGATCAAGTTAGcacaagaaataatatttttcaaattataataTTTGGGCCAGTTCAAATAAGTGGTGAAAAGATcagtcattcaataaatggtgttgggacagtAAGCtattcatttggaaaataaagctatacaaaataaattccagatggatcaaaGAGTTAAATATAGAGAGTAAGAATTCAGAAGACAATTTAGAGGGCTTTAGAAATGTAATCATAGGATAGGGAAGGCCTTCTTAAGCAAAACCCCAAATCCAGAAGTCATAAAAAGAAACTGTTGAGAGGTAGTGTACTATGGTAGGTAAAGACTTGAATTGTGATTTCAGATGACCTGAGTTCATTTCCCTTTCTGTTTTTTACAGCTGTATATCTTAGAACCAAAAATACCCTGAAACATCATTGTTTGCCTCTCAAATAGGCAAATATTGAAAAGGATTGGGAAGAATATGGTGAAAAAGAGTACAAGCCCTCATATTCTATTGGTGGGGTATAAATTAGTACAGCCTTTCTTTGAAGGGTGCATCGGCAGCATCTATTGAAAATTCAAATGAGCAAAtactttgactcagcaattccagttTTAAATATCTATCCTAATTTTctaataatttctatttattctaattacagataattttatataaataatttctgttctaattattctagttctaaatatttctaaaatgtacaTTTAGAAAGAAGTATATAGTAGGATTTTACTGAGGCATTGTTTGAAATAACTAAAAACTAATATTCTAAATTCTTATCAATATGGGAATTAACCTTTTGGGGAGAAGTGGAGAACAGAGATTCTTTTTTTGAAAATCTATAGGTGTCTGTAATTTTGCTATGAAAATCTATGGAAGATGATTTTAGACAATATTTTCCCTAAAAGTGGTCAGCTGATTAATGTTTTCTATTAAGCAGCAGTTACAGGCGTCGCTACTTTCAATCAAGCAATACTATTTGGAATGTCTTCCTATAAACAAGTTTTATATCTGCTTTTTTGCAGAATGGAAACAGACTGTAATCCCATGGAGCTGAGCGGTGTGGCAGGATTTGAAGAAGATGCAGAGCTTAATGGTTTTGACGGAACTGATATAAAAGACATGAGGCTAGAAGCTGAGGCAGTTGTCAACGATGTTCTCTTTGCTGTTAGCAACATGTTTGTCTCCAAAAACCTGCGCTGTGCAGATGATGTGGCCTATATCAACGTGGagacaagagaaaggaacagatacTGCCTGGAGCTCACTGAAGCAGGGCTTAGGGTAAGTcacttttcttttcagaaaaaaaatttatatctttaCCACTTTATCAAAAAGGCCGGGGGGTGGGGGCGGCATAGGGGaagagtgtttgttgaatgagaaaGCACCCAGCAGCTTCCaagatttttttaaggaaaacttttttccTAGGAATTTTTACTAATTCAAGTCTTTCAGTCAACATGTGGAAATCGaattttttgaaaaaggaaaaacatttgatttacagaatgttattttgttttaatcacCCCcgaaattaatatatttcttatcTGTAGATAAATATGTCCACCCAAGTTATGCATTCTCTGCCTTGGATGAGTTTTGCAGTCATTGTGTTGAGAggatctttttctccctcttataAATGTCTCTTCTATTAAAACAACATACTTGACTCTACCGTTCTGTAGCTGTTAGATCAGAATTCAGTCACAGTAGAACACTCCACCTCGACATTTCCAAGAGTGTCATTACATGAGAGCTTTTCTAGGCAGAGTGACCCGCCTACATCCTTTACCAGAACCATGAGtttagaaatagtagaaagcACTGCTGAGAGCAACTTTTCtcctaaaaggagaaaaaacttaCTATTATGAAAATTGTTGACCTACTGAACAAAAGAATAGACATGAGAAACCCCAAAATTTAGTTTTAACTTTACTAATTAATTAATCTTCAGTCTTCGAGATATCTGGCTTTTCTGTTTCTGTATCTGTTAAGAGTAGTTCCCCGAAAGTTACACAGTTTCGTAAGGTAGAGGGCAAGACCTAAGCAAGTAAGAATGTCATGTAATATGATGTTAAACAAGTACGTGAGTATCTCGTAATTTCACTTGATGAAATTTGCTTAAAAGTGTATGAATGGTGTGTTCTGTGTGTTCCTTGATGGACAATCACTTAACATTGAAGCAAATTGCAAGGCCAGCATCTTCACTACTCTCAGGTTCCTCACAACTGCCGTGTGCTTAGCTTTGGGAGGAGTGCCTGAATTAACTAACCTTTGTGCTCTTCTTCCTAAATCCCTAAATTTATACTAAAAGCTCATAGTCTTTGGAAGTGGATCTTAAATGGAAACAGGCAAATCAAAAGTAGAGATAAATGACCCCCAGGAAATTAATTCCATCTTACATTGATTAATTTAAGGTGGCTTTGGTGAGGCTGGAAGGGTTCTGATCAGAGTCGGAAGTCTTACATGTGAATttgagtgatcttgggtgagtCAGTAAGCCTCTCTGAGTCCCTGCTTCTTTATCTATTACttggaggttaaaaaaaaactaaaaaagattTGGGGGATGATCATATGACTAAAGTTTGCAGAAAGATCTGGATCAGTTTAAAACCTACCATGTAGGTACTCAAGTATTTGTTTTTTCAGTCTGATTCAGTTCACATTTATTGAACAGCTATTCTGTGTCAAGAGTTGGAAATCAAACCATGAGTAAGACCGGATCCCTGGCCACCAGGAAGACCACAGTCTGGCCAGGCTAAGGGAGGGGCACAGAGCTGGGATGGACAGTAGAAAGTGCTGCAGTAGAGCATGGTTCTGAAGACGTGACTCATCTTCCTTAGGTGTCTGCCTCTGCTTTTCATTAAAAACAACAATGCTGCTTCTATTTCTAACGTAAACTTGCATCTGTTACAGCTTGAGTAGATGTCAAAAAAATATGGGATTTGTGTAGGGAATTCATAAGCTTTAGTCAAGTCAACAAAAACTAAATTGATTTTGTTCTACACTGTGCTGGTGAACCATGAGATATCTTATAATCTTGTAGAAAAAAGCCTTCGCtgtattcaaagaaagaaaacaacacacagaATAACTTCCCCTTTATCTCTCGGAGTTGAGCATTCGTTTCCCTGTCGGATAAGTAATGTATTGGTAATGTGAATGTGACCTTTCAATTAGAAAGTGGGATTAAAACTATAAACaatttttagaattctttatGACTCCaaaccaaataaataataataaaaatatagactAATAATATATTATCTGTTATAATGCCTTTATATAGTAGACCCTCAATATATGTGGAATTAAATAGAAGCATGTTTTAGACTATAAATGTGAAATaccatttttgtgtatttttttaaattctctattttacattccttttaGGATCAGGAGTAGGTAAATCGAACCTtttaaatttgggggaaaaaattataaagagagCATTTTGCTGGTGGTGTTCCTATATGTTATAAATTGTTTATATGTTAAAGGTTGTATTACAAATATGCATTATTctaactatttttttttgtgaggagatcagtcctgtgctaacatctgccaatcctcctctttttttttttttttttttttttgctgaggaagactggccctgggctaacatccgtgcccatcttcctccactttatatgggacgccgccacagcatggcttgccaagcagtgcctcagtgcacacccgggatccgaaccggcgaaccctgggccgccacagcagagcgcgtgcacttaaccactggcgccaccgggccggcccctattctaACTATTGATTGAGAAATATTGTCATTCGAGACTGTCCCATGTAAACACTTGGTTTTTGCCTTCTGTACCAAGATGAAATCTAATTATTTAATTCACTGTTGCATTTCTCTTGTAGGTGGTAGGTTATGCTTTTGACCAGGTGGATGACCATTTACAGACTCCCTACCATGAAACAGTCTACTCCTTGTTGGATACACTCAGCCCCGCCTACCGGGAAGCATTTGGAAACGCACTTCTTCAAAGACTGGAAGCTTTGAAAAGGGATGGACAGTCGTGACTAAGCTTTTTCCTTTCAGAGGGGGCTGCTGCTGGTCCAAAAGGTTGACATAAAGCTTGAAATTCTTGCATATGGTCGTAGTAGAAAATGCATTCTTTGGTTTTATGTCTTTATCATTTCTTGCTTCAAATTTAGGCTTTTGACTCAGAACGTTATCCATTAACAAACtgtcttttttagtttctgattcATTAAGAGAATCTTGAGGCCGCTGCTGTGACACCATCATTAAGACCTTCGGATTTCTTCATATAGTATCTCTGCATTTGAAAACCTAATAAGTATTTCATTCTGTTATTACAGGACTTTGATGCTGCCAGCACTCTCTTTTACATAGGAATTTCTAGATTTGCACAGTAATATAGGAATTAAAATGACCTAACTTCAGACTTTGATTCAGCTTGCTAAATCAGGGGTTTACTACTAGCTTGGACTGActttgtagtaattattttaCTACTAGCcttattggaaacgaattatcaACTAGTTTCCCCTGCACAAATTTTGAAATTCAGTGCTTCACTTACTCTATTTGTAATACTAATATGGACTAATAAAGATGAATTATATATTACTTAGCTAGTATTAAATGAGAAACAGGTACTGAAATAGTTCTGTATTCCTTATTTGCAACAGCCAGCCAACTAAGAGGACAAACCTTTAGCAAATGAATGTAATAATTACTTGTTTCCAAGATATTTAAGCACATAAGCAAATACAGGAACAGGctccattctttttcttaataaaaagcaTCTTCAATGTgtgatttaaaagaaagaagaatctgATTTCCTAGAAAACAATATTTTGGCCTGTGTTGATTCTTATTATGAATGTTTGTTTAcataatgtacagtatatattCAGAAAGTATTTTTGCTTCAGCGTTTACTTTCTATAATGTAGTGGTTTGGTATTCCCTCAGCGCCCTCCTTCCCCAACAGATGTACAGTGTTCTGTCTCAATGCTAAATCTGCAATGTAACGTGAGTGCATTGTATGGGTTTGAAACCAAAGGATGAATGAAACATTCAGAgactaaatatttgaaaaaaggagactctgtattttatattttattacaggtactaatatttataaaaataaactatacCATACTGCTACATGTTTTCAGTTACATGTTGAATAATAAAAGATTGGGgcgttgttttttttaaaaaaagcaatctaAAGCAGCAACTGTGGAAGTGTTGAGCTGAAATTCTGCATCTGGTCACACCTTCATAATTTGTCATTTGCAgactttttttaatcattattaaATAATAGGTACTTTTAGACTCTGAAGATGATGTGGACCAGAGCAAATTGAAGTTCGCTTCGGGTCGCTATTCATTGTCAGACTTCACTGGAATGCTTTAATTATGTTTGATAAATGCATGTTCattctcagttttattttcaggtgatTAACTGTTTGGGCAATGAAGTCTAACTTCAGGTTGAACTTTCTCATGCTTAATCTCAGGCCGAATGTAAAGGGTATTTTGTAAAGTTTGAATAAAATTCTGTTTACTCATTTTGAGTTAAGTATGATGAAAAGTGATTGTATGTCTAAAAATTGAAGTTTGTTTTGTGATAAATGATTGATTCCAAGAGCTCCCGTTTCCATTTTTGAATTCTGTATTGTTACATTTTGATGTGAAATAATTTGCTCTTTTTATTACtatgaaagaggaacagagagagaagacattAATAAAACTACACAGATATGAAAACCACTAGATAATAAAACTTTCATTTTATCTAGATTGTTTAAAGAATTTAAccagggcgggccccgtggcttagcggttaagtgcgcgtgctctgctactggcggcccgggttcggatcccgggcgcgcactgacgcagcgcttctccggccatgcgaggccacgtcccacatacagcaactagaaggatgtgcaactgtgacatacaactatctactggggctttagggagaaaaaggtgggaaaaaaaaaaacccagaatttAACCAGATAAATTAAgccttgatttcacttccaaaagaaaaaaaaaaaactctaaataaataactcttacaaatcaataaggaaaaaaagagagagccagccccagtggcctagtggttaagttcggcacgctttTGCTTTGGTGGCTCAAGTTtgattcccaggcatggacctacaccactcgtctatcagtagccatgctgtgacagcagcttacatacaaaatagaggaagattggcaacagatgttagctcagggcaaatcttcgtcagcaaaaagaaaaaaaaatgaaaacaatgggtAAATAATATGATCAAACAActcagaaaaatatacaaatgtctAGTAACCACTTGCAAGATATTCAACCCAACCAGTAattcaagaaaggaaaataaatttggcTATGTTGGGCCATTTCACTTAATAATCGAGTAATTTCTCTTATTTAAATATAACACTATCAATAAAGATTTAGTGAGGGGCATTCTGAGGTTCTGTTGGAGGATATATTGGTGAAACCTTTCTGGAAGACCTTAGTAATAAAGCCTTTACAAAGCTTATAGCTCCTGTACTGGTAATATCCTAGCAGTCTAGCATAGGGAAATGATTCAGCAGAAGATACACTACAAGGATATTCATTTTCTCTAATGGAAAATTGGAAAGGCTCTAAAAAGTGGTAAGGTTATGACATCCTTTTGATGGAAaaatatgcagccattaaaaattgtgaaaagaaataatggggaaaaattatgctatgtgaaaaaaGATAAACTATGTTTTGAAAAATTGTATGCAatagaaggaaaaatgaaataaaatattgtacAATGTTAATAGTCATCACTAGGTGGTAAGAtaggtaattttcattttctttatatactttttcacattttctacctTAGCTTTATGTACTAATTGGAGGGGAAATGCAGTCGATGTGGGGTTTCAGGTAGTTGAAGAATGTTTCTACCAAAAGCACCAAGCTGTGCTGAGTtgtgtctgctcccaggatccttGAAGAGGC contains the following coding sequences:
- the GSKIP gene encoding GSK3B-interacting protein; its protein translation is METDCNPMELSGVAGFEEDAELNGFDGTDIKDMRLEAEAVVNDVLFAVSNMFVSKNLRCADDVAYINVETRERNRYCLELTEAGLRVVGYAFDQVDDHLQTPYHETVYSLLDTLSPAYREAFGNALLQRLEALKRDGQS